The window ttttcaattcaaaaatattttaaaataaatctaaaaagttttaaattttttatttcagattaattttttatatattttttcaaatcattttatacagtaatgttaaaaataaattttaaaaatcaaaaaatattttgaaacattGCTAAAAACAATACTACAAGTTTTGgaacaataatataaattaaaaaatatttaaaaaataatatattttgaatataactgcatttaaaaatatcatttctatATACAACCGTTATTTGAAATAATAGGCAAGTTTCAGAATATATTTTTGCACGCATCTACTTTTTGAAATAACAGTTGTTTAGTCATGTTTcaagatatgtttttattttacaaattaattaacctaaataaaaataaatttaaaatcttataaagAACTAATAGTTAAAAGATAAGATTCAAGATTCAATGGTTAAGAAATAAAGATGATATAAAATGATATGACAGgagagaaaactgaaaaaaatagatctCTAAAGACACATCGGGCTTTATATTCAACACACCTAATATCATTATAAGAATTTTGACGAGAAGATTCTAACAACGTATTGAAAAAGTATCAAATAAGGTCATAATTAACCTTAAACAAAGCTCTTAACAAATTATGACCATGTTTGATGGTCTTTTATAGTATGGTTAAAATCAtttcattaaaatctttttaacaatactaaatatattgaaaataaagcTTTAGTGTGTCCCTgatgatctattttttattgatattgaaTCTTGAATCTCATTTTCTATTCATTGAATTTTCGtttgtttttggattgatttttttatatttattaattaaatcaaatcaaatcaagagtGACATGATTTTTAAACACAACTCCTATTCTCGATAATAGTTGTGTTTAAATTGTCTTACTTTCCATAGACTTTTATCAAACTACCTTAGAATTCTAAAATACCCcttattgatttaatttcatCTCAGGCGTCTCATAAACCTCCCGTCCGCCGCCCCCTCAATTAGACCACCGTAATGTCTTTGGTTtgcattaaaaatattgttgttggtttggtaaaattataaagtattgCGTATAGGCATTGAAGACGTTTCGTTTTTCAACTGtctgttgcaaatttgtttagAAAACACAACTGATAACGTCCAATTGAAGTGGCTGTAGTCAACTGCATGTtgcttattaaaattaaattaaaaatgaatctaAATGAACTCTTGATTTTACTGTTGATCATGAGATAAATTACTATAGATTAACATCagttatttggttttttttattttttattttttcaatttcatcctccaatattatatttattaaaaattaaactttaaatttaattcaatttattttttataaagttattgctttctcaacaacaaaaaaaacttgacatTAAAGAAGTgcttaattttgcaaaaaaaaaaaacaatgatttcattatttttaatagaatgaaaattaaaagatcaaaatttttttttaaaaaaaatgacaacccttttgtttttctttcttttttttttttaaaaaaccactaTAGTCTTATTGCTTTTTCAGAGAGTCTAGTCTtagaattttttcaattttttttatctttctaattTAGTGATGAAACATTTtagtctaaaaaattattttattcatattttaatatttaagtttaaaaaagaagaaaaagagttgtcaaaaaacaatgaagaaaatataaatttatcgGTTAATCACATCCAACAATAAACATGATTGTTTTTGTGTTCAtaagtttgttttcttgagAGAAATTTAATAAGAGGATGTTTCCCTGTAaacatgttagaaaaaaatagattgggatccctttggttttttttaattcaactgattaatttttttttacgtgATTTTGTTTTGGAGAGGAGGGGGGGTTGAGAATGAGTCTATCAAATACACAATACTAGGTACAACCAACATTAGACATTAAGTTACTTTTATACGagtgttaatttttattatcatataattaaataaaaataaataaaaaagttattaggctTAATCAAATTCATAACAGGAATAGTAAGTTTAACAAGTTAGCCAGGGTTAACCTAAATCGATCCAAGATACTTtcatatcaatatataaaaaagatttcatCTTGAATTCTCTTAAGTCAAACCAGATTTTTATCAGTTATCTAGATAATCAATGATCTGTTAAGTCATCCAGGTCAAAGTCATCCAGGtcaaatttatatgatttaatttgaaatctgATGTAGTCAAGAATTCAGGTTGGGGGTTTCAAAATTGATTCTCTGGACCAAGTCTAATAATACTGCTAAAGAGTTTTATGCGGGAATACACAAGTGTtgtattgttattatatttgttcATGCACTGGCATCAAAAttgttaagatatatatatatatatatatatatatatatatatatatatatatatatatatatataattaaaacttgcttttaaaacaatgatataatttttcCTAACAAGCAAATATTATGTTGAAAAAATTCGTTAAAAGTTCAACCCGTTAATGAGACAAAGGAGTTTTGGTGTgggagatatttttttatttttatatatgttgtgattgctttttatttttattaaatgaatgtAATAGAACAAAAGgttagatttgtttttgaaattaaagatattaatagaaaaaaaacttacactATCAAATTATTTGTTTCGATAGAATTTAATTATTAGTCTTCTTGTAAAAAAACTGTGTTGTAatcaagtgaaaataaaataaaattaaagggcTTGCCAcaacataaaatcaaacattttgatttgtgtttatttcttaacttcatgatttaatttttgttagcaacaagatatatttttaacattttttaacaCATCATTCTTAAtctcttttattaaaattatgcatcaaattttaaatctataattaatattttttctataaaatacgcatatatatatatatatatatatatatattacattgaaaaagattttaatcCAACTGATAGCGAAACACCAGCtaattatctagttttattacGATGAAAATGGAGTCCTCCAAAAGTCAATAGCCAACGAAAGGCATGGCGGAGACCTGGGAGACGACagtggaagaccaatcttcggTTGACGAGGGTGattggtttgatttatttttatattttaaaaaattaaataaattcaatttaatccttaaattttttaattaaggtaGAACTTCTAATCTAAAACgagcttttagttttttgtaagtttttttttcttaggtttGATTTTGGCtttttcagttttgatttttgaaactgaaataatttttactttttaatttcctaactaaaattataaaataaaataaaagcattatatttaattaattttaaattaatttttcatgaatattttaaataatccaATTAATTGTCTCACCCTCCTAGCGGCTTCATTGTCCAAGTTTGTACGAGTGGAGACCATGAGCTTTCAACACTTAGCGAACTTACAATTTTAAAGTTCTAAAAGGGTTTAATAATAGgatagtagttgtttttttaaatatttttttatttaaaaatatattaaaataatattttattatcaaaataataacattttcatCTCAGTAGAAATTCCATCGCATGATAAGCTCAAACAAAAgctgatttatttaaaaaaacaaatattaaaaggaaaaacaaattttagcACAAAGTggcaaattcttttttttttcttaatataaattaatttttttaaataaattaaattagatttaagttttttatatgaggattattttatcattttatataaaaatatttaataaaataatttattgaaaaatagattaaattataaagataatttttataatttatttttattttatttttatccaactgtattgtttagaatttttattttcatttattttaaattaattttttaatgtttttagatcattttaaaatgttaatattaaaaatatttattaatatattttctaaaaaaaaatattttaaaaaataatccattcacaattccaaacaatatctaaataacaattataaaatcacaaaaaaataaaaattcactgCTTAAAGTTAATGAGGTGATCAcagttttttgttcttataattGGTAATTCTTAGTGAATTTCTAACTAATTCAAGacaaatttcttatttatcaatgaatttttttagtctcTATATAAATTTCTTGGAttctatttatgaaaataaactaCCTCgcatattgttttttgaattaaggtcatttccttctcttattttattatattcattaaatttaaattgcgagtataaattaaataaatataatttgaagCATAATAAGAATGGcagaaatttaattatatattatttttttatttaattcaaaccattaaatttaaaaataatagaatgatttaaaaacatgattaatcATATTTAATGAGAGGATCCAAAATTCCTTTtcgatgaaaagaaaagaaaagaaaatccatttgaagtgtgtgtgtgtatatatatatatatatatcaattttttttttggagacgTCAGGGAGAGatttataaatgataataataaagaagatgaaggatttatataataaacttaGAAGTCAAAATGGAGCTGCTTCCACGTTTCCACCCACCGCCTAGGCAGTTCTCAGAAGCACAGACAGACAGGCACTAATCAGAAaatgttagagagagagagagagagggagtgaAGCAGACGGACCCCTGAAATCTAAAATTTCTCTTACAAATCCCGGAAAATTTTCTCCTCTCTGTTTCTATTTATCACCCAACTCCCGCCATTTTGTCTACACCACCTGATACCCTCTTTCACCTTTTAAttctttctcctctttttttttttttttcacacaagaaaaagaaaaagaaaaggaaaaaagaaaaattcccCTGTTTCCAAGATCCTCCTTTCTTTTGCTTCAATTCCACTCCAATTTCATCCAATTCTTTGTCTTTTCTTATAGATCAAAAAACCCATTTCTCAGAactgattaaaaataatagctcaattttttttttcaaaatggacGAGTTTGGTGTGTTAACAGAACGTTTTGGGTTAAAACCGCAAGGAAAATCGGCTCCAATGTCTGCATCGAGAGGAACCAATAACGCCCAAACTCGAGATTTCCCTTCTTCAAATCCGAAATCCAACTCATATTCTTCTAAATCAACTTACAACTCCAATTCATATAATGGGTCTTTCATGGATGATCGCGAAACTCTCTTTAGCAATTCAAAATCCCAGAATTTTGGTGATGATTTTGACATTTTTGGTGGttttcaaaagaattcaaaacagacgAGTACTGGGTTTGGTTTCGATATTGATTCTGTGTTTTCAAGTACTAAAAGTTCGAGTGTGCAATCGTCTTTTGTTGATGATATATTTGGTGGGTTAAATGGGTCTAGTTCATCagttaataacaataacaacaacaacgagGATGATGATATTTTTGGGGCGTTTACTTCTTCAAAGGCCGCCAAGCAAAGTGCACCAGTCAAAGATTTGTTGGGGGGTTTCGGCACAAAATTGAAGCCTCCGAGCCGTAATGGATCTGTTggttttgatgatttgataCCTGGGTTTGGTCCCAGCAACTCATCAAGGAAAGAGTATGTGTCTCTTTATGGGGAAGTTGACGCTTTCATTGATTACATGCTTAATTGATCCTTTCATCGATTACTTGCTTAGTTGTTTGGTTAACTAAATGCCAATGCTTTAGTTTATATTTACTGTTATTGGTTTGTATATGTAGGGAAATATTTGCATGCTATAATAAATCTTGTGCTTTATGTATGAATACTGGTGGGCATGACAAGTTATTTTACTTGTCACACATTCTCAAGAAAATGATGAGATGGTAGTTTAATGGCCTAAAAGTTGGGACAGGATGATATACCTCAAAGTGATTCTTGTAATCGAGCATTAGATTTCTTGTTTAGTATGGATTTAGTTAAATTTTTCGAAGCCTTTTATAGTGATTTACCAGTctatttataatcttttttattggaCCTATATAGTGTTACCCCATTTTCTGTATGATGTAATGGCATGGCCATGAACGTTTCTTGTTATCATACTTTTGGTGCAGAAAAAATATGCATACAATTACACCAGCATTCACTTCATCAGAGGACCCTTTTGCAGTACTTGAACAAActtcaaccacaacaaaatcgtTTACAGACCCACTGGAGGAATTTGGTAAGTTTAATCATTCTGGAAGAACAGAACCTGCTGTTTCATCAAATTGTTCCCCACCATTGAGACCCCCTCCAAAACCAGGACAAGTTTTGAAGACAGGTAAAAATTAGTCTGTGTACTTAAATTGAAACAATAGGTCAACTTGATTTCTTTACTTGTCTGTTCTCATAAACTTAATAATATTACAATGCTCCATGATGCAGGAAAAGTTTTGGATGTTTCTGCCATAGATGAACTGGAAGACTTTGCTATGGGTAGGAAGCAAAACAATGCTCGTAGTGTCTCTAATGGTCACCATGCTGGGGAAGTAAAGCAGAGCACGGATGATCTAGAATCATTTTTTGGCAGGGTTTCTCAGTCCAGCAGTGTACCAAAGTTAAGGTCTGGAGTTCTGGTAAGAACTACTGATACCAGAGTAAAGGTTTCTGTAACACTAGTAGCTTGTTTTTATTTGACTCTGGATGGACTTGTTAGGACCCTCTATTTGATGCAAAGATAAATGGAAAGGGAAAGCCCGAATTCCCTTTTAAAAAGGCTTCAAGCCCCTCACCTGGCATAAGGAAGACTTCTTCTACAACAAATGCACTTGGTGacctttctttgatttttggaGGTAGTTTGTTATTGAAATTAGATTTCAGTGGTAGCAGTAGAAATGTTCTTTTGAtgcattgttttttctaatatgaTGACACCTTTACTCTGCCAAAGATGCCACATTATCTGGAGAATTTGAGGAAGTTGAAGGGGAaagtgaagaaagaagaagagccAGATGGGATCGTCACCAGAGGACCAGGGATCGTATGGTCTGTTTTCCTTCTTGTCATTTCTCTACTCTTTGTTACTCAAACATGACCAGAGTTATAATATTGACTGGatgaacttatttttttctcttggatTATAGTAATACTGCGTGTTTGTTTATATAGAGGGTGAAAAGAAATCAGTGGATGTATGAAATAAGAATAGAAAAGGAGTATCTAAGAGCTCTTGTACTTGATGAATTAGTGACTGTACCTTGATGAATTAGTGGCTATAGTCATAAATTAATGACCTTCATCTTGCACAAAATTCCTTCCAGCAGCAGTGGAAGAAGTGATTTGTCCTTCTCTGGTTTTTGTCAGTATTTCTCACCCTGGCTTCATCTTGTGCACCTTTTCTTAGTAAGAGCCTGCATAGAGTAATAATGATAACTTGCCATTGAGTCATATCTGTGACTCCTTGCTTGCGGATTTAAAGCACATAGCTGATGTTCCTAGTTCACAGCATGAAATTGAATGCATCCTTACTTTGTAGATTGAATTTGTATTTGTCACCATAGATGAAGATTTCTAcaattttggattgttttatatACAGGAACAAGCAGTTGCTGATATGAACCAGCGTGACCTTCAAACTTTGCATGAGCAAGAGGAGAGACGTGTAAGTAAATTCAGAGTTGCCTTGACTTGCAATGCATTTAGTGGGATCTTTGTGTACTGGCTCTACAAGTTATTGGTTTTTATGCACCATATGCACAATGTAAGGATGCTTGTGGTGCTTCTTTTGGGGTTGAAGACGAGTTGTAAAGAACTCACTCTATATGCTAATGTGTATGTACATATGGTACATTCATAAATTATCATATCTATTCATTTCTTTGTTGCTCTCTCTTTGTGAGGCTGGGATTAACAGGGTGATGGCTATTATCttccaatatttattttttttcttcgcaCTGTAACCTCTTAATTTTGAGTAATATTTTGgtgatatttgatattaatttgcAGAGGATAGCTGACAAAATGGATGTTCAGATAAAGCACTGGGCTGCAGGGAAGGAAGGCAATATGCGTGCACTGCTATCATCATTGCAACATGTGAGTTTTACAACagcctttttaatttgtaaaacttTTTGCTTAACTTTTAGCACTTTACTAGGCAAGAAAGTATTGCATCTATTCTCTTATATTTGTTACTTTTTATATCTGAATTGCTTGTTAGTCTCTGACCAAACTGTGGTCTTGCATCTTAGAAGTGAGAATTTGGAACCAGTCTTCGAAGCGAGCTTCTGGATTGATGATCACAACTGCTTTTTCTGGCTCTGAATGAATGCCATGAAACATTAATATGTTGATATGCTCCATTAAAATAGTCTTGTGCCTTGCTAcaactttttatttgttctgCTTCTGGAAGTGTTGGGTTATCTGTATTTATGATGGTGaagttaaaattattgttggagttttgatgtgatgatagtGCCTCCACACTCCATGCATGCCTATTTTTGCGGTACCTTTATAGGCACTGCTCTAATGGTGTAAAGTCCATGCTTTTTCACCACCAACCATACTATCAAGAAAACATTTTGAGGGCCACTGGCAGCATCATTGGACTCGCTAGAACTTGTgtatttgttgtgttttctgTTTAAGAGGTCGCTTGAAGCGATGGGTTCAGTTCAAAGGAAAATGAAGTGTCAATCTCATGTTTTGAAGCTATTATTGAATGttcaatgatttcttttttttttcttgcttggtTTAATTAAGCATAAAGTAATTAccaacatgtttattttatatgtggAATGATGAGCAGGTGCTTTGGCCTGAGTGTGATTGGAAACCAGTTTCACTGACAGATTTGATCACCTCTACCTCAGTGAAA is drawn from Populus nigra chromosome 5, ddPopNigr1.1, whole genome shotgun sequence and contains these coding sequences:
- the LOC133695066 gene encoding auxilin-related protein 2-like codes for the protein MDEFGVLTERFGLKPQGKSAPMSASRGTNNAQTRDFPSSNPKSNSYSSKSTYNSNSYNGSFMDDRETLFSNSKSQNFGDDFDIFGGFQKNSKQTSTGFGFDIDSVFSSTKSSSVQSSFVDDIFGGLNGSSSSVNNNNNNNEDDDIFGAFTSSKAAKQSAPVKDLLGGFGTKLKPPSRNGSVGFDDLIPGFGPSNSSRKEKNMHTITPAFTSSEDPFAVLEQTSTTTKSFTDPLEEFGKFNHSGRTEPAVSSNCSPPLRPPPKPGQVLKTGKVLDVSAIDELEDFAMGRKQNNARSVSNGHHAGEVKQSTDDLESFFGRVSQSSSVPKLRSGVLDPLFDAKINGKGKPEFPFKKASSPSPGIRKTSSTTNALGDLSLIFGDATLSGEFEEVEGESEERRRARWDRHQRTRDRMEQAVADMNQRDLQTLHEQEERRRIADKMDVQIKHWAAGKEGNMRALLSSLQHVLWPECDWKPVSLTDLITSTSVKKVYRKATLCVHPDKVQQKGATIQQKYTSEKVFDILKEAWNKFSKEELS